Proteins found in one Thalassophryne amazonica chromosome 1, fThaAma1.1, whole genome shotgun sequence genomic segment:
- the LOC117529030 gene encoding zinc finger protein 708-like isoform X1 — protein MTYWPVTGKEKPEELTAGRQMSAGEMTKDNMSSSQKKPRKANGHRSECCRQNDKTVTTPTNKKKPYSCSQCGRAFRQPSNLKTHQLTHSGDQPHACDKCGKAFNRLDSLKRHQLIHSVEKLYSCDQCGRAFRQSSRLIKHQLIHNGDPPHACDKCGRAFSRSDSLKRHQLIHNVEKLYSCDQCARAFRQSSLLIKHQLNHTQEKPYICDQCGTAFHQQLSLKKHQLIHSEEKPHTCDQCGKAFYMLSSLRRHRLIHREEKTYTCEQCGRAFYLLAYLKKHQLIHGGHKPFTCDQCGRAFSRGENLKKHLLIHSGDKPFTCDQCGVCFRHSGTYKNHQRIHSGDAVYACDQCGKRFCFLASLKYHQSIHTGEKPHQCQHCAKSFILSSSLSKHERTHTGKKQYWCGQCKRSFSSLDHWKTQETSKLWKKCSSRYMVKLEW, from the exons AACTGACTGCTGGAAGACAAATGTCTGCTGGAGAAATGACTAAGGACAATATGAGTTCTTCACAAAAG AAACCACGCAAAGCAAACGGACACAGATCTGAGTGCTGTCGGCAGAATGACAAAACTGTTACAACACCAACAAATAAAAAGAAACCATACAGCTGCAGCCAGTGCGGGAGAGCATTTAGGCAGCCATCCAACCTTAAAACACACCAACTCACCCACAGTGGAGATCAACCGCATGCCTGTGACAAATGTGGGAAAGCTTTCAACCGCCTAGACAGTCTTAAAAGGCACCAACTCATCCACAGTGTGGAGAAACTGTACAGTTGTGACCAGTGTGGGAGAGCTTTTAGACAGTCCTCTCGTCTAATAAAACACCAGCTCATCCATAATGGAGATCCACCACATGCCTGTGACAAATGTGGGAGAGCTTTCAGCCGGTCAGACAGTCTGAAAAGGCACCAACTCATCCACAATGTGGAGAAACTGTACAGTTGTGACCAGTGTGCGAGAGCTTTTAGACAGTCATCTCTTCTAATAAAACACCAACTCAACCACACTCAAGAGAAACCATACATTTGTGACCAATGTGGGACAGCTTTCCATCAACAGCTAAGTCTGAAAAAGCACCAACTCATCCACAGTGAAGAGAAACCACACACTTGTGATCAGTGTGGGAAAGCCTTCTATATGTTGTCTTCCTTAAGAAGACACCGGCTCATCCACAGAGAGGAGAAGACCTACACTTGTGAGCAGTGCGGCAGAGCATTCTACCTGTTGGCCTACTTAAAAAAACATCAACTCATCCATGGTGGACATAAACCGTTCACCTGTGACCAGTGTGGGAGAGCTTTCAGTCGTGGCGAAAATCTAAAAAAGCACCTCCTCATCCACAGTGGGGATAAACCTTTCACCTGTGACCAGTGTGGGGTTTGTTTCCGCCATTCAGGTACATATAAGAATCACCAGCGTATCCACAGTGGAGACGCAGTGTACGCCTGTGACCAGTGTGGGAAGAGGTTCTGTTTTTTGGCTTCACTGAAGTATCACCAGAGTATCCACACCGGGGAGAAACCACACCAGTGTCAGCACTGTGCCAAAAGTTTCATTTTATCATCCAGTCTCTCCAAACATGAGCGCACCCACACTGGGAAGAAACAGTACTGGTGTGGGCAATGTAAAAGAAGCTTCTCCAGTTTAGATCACTGGAAGACACAAGAAACAtctaagctgtggaagaaatgcTCATCTCGCTACATGGTCAAACTGGAGTGGTAG
- the LOC117529030 gene encoding zinc finger protein 708-like isoform X2, whose product MSAGEMTKDNMSSSQKKPRKANGHRSECCRQNDKTVTTPTNKKKPYSCSQCGRAFRQPSNLKTHQLTHSGDQPHACDKCGKAFNRLDSLKRHQLIHSVEKLYSCDQCGRAFRQSSRLIKHQLIHNGDPPHACDKCGRAFSRSDSLKRHQLIHNVEKLYSCDQCARAFRQSSLLIKHQLNHTQEKPYICDQCGTAFHQQLSLKKHQLIHSEEKPHTCDQCGKAFYMLSSLRRHRLIHREEKTYTCEQCGRAFYLLAYLKKHQLIHGGHKPFTCDQCGRAFSRGENLKKHLLIHSGDKPFTCDQCGVCFRHSGTYKNHQRIHSGDAVYACDQCGKRFCFLASLKYHQSIHTGEKPHQCQHCAKSFILSSSLSKHERTHTGKKQYWCGQCKRSFSSLDHWKTQETSKLWKKCSSRYMVKLEW is encoded by the exons ATGTCTGCTGGAGAAATGACTAAGGACAATATGAGTTCTTCACAAAAG AAACCACGCAAAGCAAACGGACACAGATCTGAGTGCTGTCGGCAGAATGACAAAACTGTTACAACACCAACAAATAAAAAGAAACCATACAGCTGCAGCCAGTGCGGGAGAGCATTTAGGCAGCCATCCAACCTTAAAACACACCAACTCACCCACAGTGGAGATCAACCGCATGCCTGTGACAAATGTGGGAAAGCTTTCAACCGCCTAGACAGTCTTAAAAGGCACCAACTCATCCACAGTGTGGAGAAACTGTACAGTTGTGACCAGTGTGGGAGAGCTTTTAGACAGTCCTCTCGTCTAATAAAACACCAGCTCATCCATAATGGAGATCCACCACATGCCTGTGACAAATGTGGGAGAGCTTTCAGCCGGTCAGACAGTCTGAAAAGGCACCAACTCATCCACAATGTGGAGAAACTGTACAGTTGTGACCAGTGTGCGAGAGCTTTTAGACAGTCATCTCTTCTAATAAAACACCAACTCAACCACACTCAAGAGAAACCATACATTTGTGACCAATGTGGGACAGCTTTCCATCAACAGCTAAGTCTGAAAAAGCACCAACTCATCCACAGTGAAGAGAAACCACACACTTGTGATCAGTGTGGGAAAGCCTTCTATATGTTGTCTTCCTTAAGAAGACACCGGCTCATCCACAGAGAGGAGAAGACCTACACTTGTGAGCAGTGCGGCAGAGCATTCTACCTGTTGGCCTACTTAAAAAAACATCAACTCATCCATGGTGGACATAAACCGTTCACCTGTGACCAGTGTGGGAGAGCTTTCAGTCGTGGCGAAAATCTAAAAAAGCACCTCCTCATCCACAGTGGGGATAAACCTTTCACCTGTGACCAGTGTGGGGTTTGTTTCCGCCATTCAGGTACATATAAGAATCACCAGCGTATCCACAGTGGAGACGCAGTGTACGCCTGTGACCAGTGTGGGAAGAGGTTCTGTTTTTTGGCTTCACTGAAGTATCACCAGAGTATCCACACCGGGGAGAAACCACACCAGTGTCAGCACTGTGCCAAAAGTTTCATTTTATCATCCAGTCTCTCCAAACATGAGCGCACCCACACTGGGAAGAAACAGTACTGGTGTGGGCAATGTAAAAGAAGCTTCTCCAGTTTAGATCACTGGAAGACACAAGAAACAtctaagctgtggaagaaatgcTCATCTCGCTACATGGTCAAACTGGAGTGGTAG
- the LOC117529583 gene encoding zinc finger protein 525-like, with amino-acid sequence MSSSQKEQSNANGHTPGSCLNYKAVATPPNKYKLYTCDQCGRAFNQSSHLKTHQVIHSGDKPHSCDQCGRTFNRPDSLKRHQLIHNGDKAHACDQCGRTFSRPNGLKRHQLIHSDEKPYTCDQCGRAFYTLSELKNHQRIHTGEKPYTCEHCGRAFKHLSTLRRHQLIHSGEKLHTCDQCGREFNCPNSLKRHQLIHSGDKPYTCDQCGICFRHLSTYKNHLRTHNADTTYSCDQCGKRLCSSLSWKYHQRIHTGEKPYRCRYCEKNLNTLSSRIIHERVHTGEKPYSCDQCGKNFCHKYSYVVHKRMHTGEKPYQCQHCMKSFFSSSRLSKHQRSHSGNKRYWCGQCKRSFYDLGHWRRQEASKLRKRCSSKYMYKLEW; translated from the exons ATGAGTTCTTCACAAAAG GAACAGAGCAACGCAAATGGACACACACCGGGGTCCTGTCTTAATTACAAAGCTGTGGCAACACCTCCAAATAAATATAAACTATACACCTGCGACCAATGTGGGAGAGCTTTTAACCAGTCGTCTCACCTTAAAACACATCAAGTCATCCACAGTGGGGACAAACCGCATTCCTGTGATCAATGTGGAAGAACTTTCAACCGGCCAGATAGTCTAAAGAGGCACCAACTCATCCACAACGGTGATAAAGCACATGCCTGTGACCAATGTGGAAGAACCTTCAGTCGTCCAAATGGTTTAAAAAGACACCAACTCATCCACAGTGATGAGAAACCGTACACCTGTGATCAATGTGGCAGAGCTTTCTATACGTTATCAGAATTAAAAAACCACCAACGTATACacactggagagaaaccataCACTTGTGAACATTGTGGGAGAGCATTCAAACATCTGTCAACCTTAAGAAGGCATCAACTCATCCACAGTGGTGAAAAACTACATACATGTGACCAGTGTGGGAGAGAATTCAACTGCCCAAATAGTCTAAAAAGACACCAGCTCATCCACAGTGGAGATAAACCATACACATGTGACCAATGTGGGATTTGTTTCCGTCATTTAAGTACATACAAAAATCACCTACGCACCCACAATGCAGACACAACGTACTCTTGTGACCAGTGTGGGAAGAGGTTATGTTCCTCGCTTTCATGGAAGTATCACCAGCGTATCCACACTGGGGAGAAACCGTACCGTTGCAGATACTGTGAGAAAAACCTCAATACATTATCATCACGGATAATTCATGAGCGTGTTCacactggagagaaaccataCAGCTGTGATCAGTGTGGGAAGAATTTCTGTCATAAGTATTCATATGTGGTGCACAAACGAatgcatacaggagagaaaccatatcAGTGTCAGCACTGCATGAAAAGTTTCTTTTCATCATCCAGGCTCTCCAAACATCAACGTagccacagtgggaacaaacggTACTGGTGTGGACAGTGTAAAAGAAGCTTCTATGATTTAGGTCACTGGAGGAGACAAGAAGCATCTAAACTGAGGAAGCGATGCTCCTCTAAGTACATGTACAAACTGGAGTGGTAG